One genomic region from Dromaius novaehollandiae isolate bDroNov1 chromosome 21, bDroNov1.hap1, whole genome shotgun sequence encodes:
- the RNF26 gene encoding E3 ubiquitin-protein ligase RNF26, translating into MARRRPREDGGAQRKGVQSGPRLRGLAPPARPRDRGARSAPPAAAGTPLRRAGFPCFPRGPPAVTALPRGPQPPIPPSPAPPRPLQPLPGAPNPHRLGAWRPLAAPGPPLLIPFPRGHWSRLPPIPGLPLPQSPPPPAISSPSVAPPTRVPPRPSRDLPSATMDLVFLLLRGLRLALDFLGFMLDVNFFLVSTLLWLVALIYNLPSAVAAGAVACWNGLLLCLASLAEAACCLVLGLLHSLAGLLRSCCSGLEVLKVVGHLLSHLALRSKEVLHRGLCNLLSSGQTLVRQVCEGLAICMSLLAYFVNSIINMCLLGMQNLFTLLVALWDSIISPFLRVTDLLAAFLAHVSSSAIAVSILLWSPCQVAFEILASVTKLLIKVFFVNIYGLVLLIFIIVVSTFVFNPGLLWALAGHALGYLNTLPSYHRLQRDAWRLYQVAVLTLGMVMTSQAWRRLVDWSLQVADWSLQVAEWSRGGRTMNQESNQRGAAGPAPRPAAPGRGVLTEGSQPAAGEHEDQLDEEQVLCARPALSRSAVTGQRLQPPREEPSTSWAKAPRREQLNAAAGDGEAAPDNDPWMLLKEQEERKKCVICQDQTKTVLLLPCRHLCLCQECTEVLLQQAIYQRNCPLCRQMILQTLNVYL; encoded by the coding sequence atggcccgccgccgcccgcgggaaGATGGCGGCGCCCAGAGGAAGGGGGTGCAGAGCGGGCCGCGGCTGAGGGGCCTGGCacccccagcccggccgcgggACCGGGGGGCCCGCAGCGCCCCTCCCGCTGCGGCCGGGACCCCCCTGCGCCGAGCCGGCTTCCCTTGCttcccccggggccccccggccgTCACAGCCCTTCCCCGGGGCCCTCAACCCCCGATTCCGCcatccccggcccccccccggccgttGCAGCCCCTCCCCGGGGCCCCCAACCCCCACAGGCTCGGGGCCTGGCGCCCCCTCGCTGCCCCAGGCCCCCCTCTGCTCATCCCCTTCCCCCGGGGCCATTGGAGCCGCCTGCCCCCCATCCCGGGGCTCCCCTtgccccaaagcccccccccccccgctattTCCAGTCCCTCTGTGGCCCCTCCGACGCGGGTCCCCCCTCGCCCCAGCCGGGACCTCCCCAGCGCCACCATGGACCTGGTGTTCCTGCTGCTCCGCGGCCTGCGGCTGGCCTTGGACTTCCTGGGCTTCATGCTGGACGTGAACTTCTTCCTGGTGTCGACGCTGCTGTGGCTGGTCGCCTTGATCTACAACCTCCCCAGCGCCGTGGCGGCTGGCGCGGTCGCCTGCTGGAATGGGCTGCTCCTCTGCCTGGCGTCCCTGGCTGAAGCGGCCTGCtgcctggtgctggggctcctgcaCAGCCTCGCCGGCCTGCTGCGCAGCTGCTGCTCCGGCCTGGAGGTGCTCAAGGTGGTGGGGCACCTCCTCTCTCACCTGGCACTGCGCAGCAAGGAGGTGCTGCACCGGGGGCTCTGCAACCTGCTCAGCTCTGGCCAGACCTTGGTGAGGCAGGTGTGCGAAGGCCTGGCCATCTGCATGAGCCTGCTGGCCTACTTCGTGAACAGCATCATCAACATGTGCCTCCTGGGCATGCAGAACCTCTTCACCTTGCTGGTGGCCCTGTGGGATTCAATCATCAGCCCCTTCCTGCGAGTCACCGACCTCCTGGCCGCTTTCCTCGCACACGTCTCCAGCAGCGCCATCGCCGTGTCCATTCTGCTGTGGTCGCCCTGCCAGGTGGCCTTCGAGATCCTGGCCTCAGTCACCAAGCTCTTGATCAAAGTCTTCTTTGTGAATATCTACGGCCTGGTCTTGCTCATCTTCATTATTGTCGTCAGCACTTTTGTGTTCAACCCCGGGCTGCTGTGGGCGCTGGCAGGCCACGCGCTCGGGTACTTGAACACGCTGCCGTCCTACCACCGCCTGCAGAGGGATGCGTGGCGGCTCTATCAGGTGGCGGTCCTGACGCTGGGCATGGTCATGACCTCCCAGGCCTGGCGCAGATTGGTGGACTGGAGTCTGCAGGTGGCCGATTGGAGTCTTCAGGTGGCCGAGtggagcaggggaggcagaacGATGAACCAGGAGAGCAACCAGCGAGGGGCAGCCGGGCCTGCCCCGAGACCGGCAGCTCCTGGCCGAGGCGTGCTGACGGAGGGCAGCCAGCCGGCGGCTGGGGAGCACGAGGACCAGCTGGATGAGGAGCAGGTACTGTGCGCACGTCCGGCTCTGAGCCGAAGCGCTGTTACGGGACAGCGTCTCCAGCCGCCCAGGGAAGAACCGAGCACCTCCTGGGCGAAAGCTCCGAGGAGAGAGCAGCTGAATGCAGCAGCTGGGGATGGTGAGGCTGCTCCAGACAATGATCCCTGGATGCTCCTAAAGGAACAAGAGGAACGTAAGAAATGTGTCATCTGTCAAGACCAAACCAAGacagtcctgctgctgccctgcaggcacCTGTGCCTGTGTCAGGAGTGCACGGAAGTCTTGCTCCAGCAGGCCATCTACCAGCGCAACTGCCCTCTGTGTCGCCAGATGATCCTGCAGACGCTCAATGTGTACTTGTGA